The following are encoded in a window of Flavobacterium sp. WC2421 genomic DNA:
- a CDS encoding DUF349 domain-containing protein, translating into MLEEKNDNLQNADGTLTTDSIESTPETTENLETVAEETVVPAEENTVEPATEKVLVTDTVIENENQKALNSIDDSNAEESEDETLKERHHIPMQDYDTLSMEQLVDELENLVGTDKVMSVKDHVDEIKKAFLAKFNHFIEEKKEEFQAENPDSTEDFQYHSPLKVKFDQFYTQYKNNKNVHFKSLQTNLKSNLENRLAIVEELKELINPQENIKDTLKHFNELRERWKNAGPIPKDKYNHVWNNYHFHVENFYDYLHLDREARDLDFKHNLEQKQKIILRVEELLHEEDVNKAFRELQDLHRMWKEDIGPVSKENRDEIWNLFSDLTKKMHDKREVLFEKLRGTEVENLEKKKEIISKIEELASVKVNAHSQWLGQIEKVEALRTAFFSAGKVPSEVNEETWAAFKTAVRNFNSFKNSFYKDIKRDQTENLNKKNALVAKAIELQDSTDFAVTTPIMKRIQDEWKQIGHVPRKYSDKVWKEFKDACNHYFDKLKEQKNEENGEEVASFDNKKAYLETLREFQLTGDHKTDLDAIKLHIENWKNLGKVPFPRRHIEGKFNKILDALFDKLSLSKKDTDMLRFANRMDHLSENNDTRKLENEKIFIMRKIDEVQNEIFQLENNIQFFTNTRNAKKENSIVLEVRKNIAIHKESLDVWKEKLKQLRNINQE; encoded by the coding sequence TTTTGGTTACAGATACGGTAATTGAAAACGAAAATCAAAAAGCACTAAATTCAATAGACGATTCTAATGCTGAGGAAAGTGAAGATGAGACCTTGAAGGAGCGTCATCACATCCCGATGCAAGATTATGATACTTTGTCTATGGAGCAGCTTGTTGATGAGTTAGAAAACCTTGTTGGTACTGATAAAGTAATGTCAGTAAAGGATCATGTTGATGAAATCAAGAAAGCTTTTTTGGCAAAATTCAATCACTTCATAGAAGAGAAAAAAGAAGAATTCCAAGCAGAAAATCCTGATAGTACTGAAGATTTTCAATACCATTCTCCGTTGAAAGTGAAATTTGACCAATTTTACACGCAATATAAAAACAATAAAAATGTTCATTTCAAGAGTTTACAAACGAACTTGAAATCGAATTTAGAAAATAGATTAGCTATCGTTGAAGAATTAAAAGAGCTAATTAATCCGCAGGAAAACATCAAAGACACCTTAAAACATTTTAATGAATTAAGAGAACGTTGGAAAAATGCAGGACCAATTCCAAAAGACAAATACAATCATGTATGGAATAATTATCATTTTCATGTAGAAAATTTCTATGATTATTTGCATCTTGACAGAGAGGCCAGAGACTTAGACTTCAAGCACAATCTTGAGCAAAAGCAAAAAATTATTTTGCGTGTTGAGGAATTATTGCATGAAGAAGATGTGAATAAAGCTTTTAGAGAACTGCAGGATTTACATAGAATGTGGAAAGAGGACATAGGTCCTGTTTCTAAGGAAAATCGTGATGAAATTTGGAATCTGTTCAGTGATTTGACAAAAAAAATGCACGACAAACGTGAGGTTTTATTTGAGAAACTGAGAGGTACAGAAGTTGAAAATTTAGAAAAGAAAAAAGAAATTATTTCTAAAATTGAAGAATTAGCATCTGTGAAAGTAAATGCTCATTCTCAATGGCTTGGCCAAATTGAAAAAGTAGAAGCGTTAAGAACTGCTTTTTTTTCGGCTGGAAAAGTGCCTTCGGAAGTGAATGAAGAAACTTGGGCTGCGTTCAAAACAGCAGTTCGAAATTTCAACTCTTTCAAAAATTCTTTCTACAAAGATATTAAGAGAGACCAAACTGAAAATTTAAATAAAAAAAATGCACTTGTTGCCAAAGCAATTGAATTGCAAGACAGCACCGACTTTGCTGTGACTACTCCAATCATGAAGCGTATTCAAGACGAGTGGAAACAAATAGGACATGTGCCAAGAAAATATTCCGATAAAGTTTGGAAAGAATTTAAAGATGCCTGTAACCATTATTTTGACAAATTAAAAGAGCAAAAGAATGAGGAAAATGGTGAAGAAGTGGCTTCTTTTGATAATAAAAAAGCCTATTTAGAAACGTTGAGAGAATTCCAATTAACGGGAGATCACAAAACGGATTTGGATGCTATCAAATTACACATCGAAAATTGGAAAAACTTGGGTAAAGTTCCTTTTCCAAGAAGACATATTGAAGGAAAATTCAATAAAATCCTTGATGCGCTGTTTGATAAATTAAGTTTGAGTAAAAAAGACACTGATATGTTGCGTTTTGCTAACAGAATGGATCATTTATCAGAGAATAACGATACTCGTAAACTAGAAAACGAAAAGATTTTCATCATGCGTAAAATTGATGAAGTGCAAAATGAAATTTTCCAATTGGAAAACAACATTCAGTTTTTTACGAATACTAGAAATGCTAAAAAAGAAAATTCTATTGTTCTAGAAGTTCGAAAAAACATTGCTATCCATAAAGAAAGCTTAGATGTTTGGAAAGAAAAATTAAAACAACTAAGAAATATAAATCAAGAATAA
- the hemN gene encoding oxygen-independent coproporphyrinogen III oxidase: MKSTLIQKYNVPGPRYTSYPTVPYWNETDFLYEDWIATLQKSFIESNSKEGISLYIHLPFCESMCTFCGCNKRITKNHEVEHPYIEALLKEWKLYCEILGKQPIVKEIHLGGGTPTFFSTKNLEDLINGIFCYAKKAPDYEFSFEGHPNNTTYQHLQKLYDLGFRRVSFGVQDYSEKVQKAIHREQPFHNVAKVTFWAREIGYTSIGHDIIFGLPFQEIEDVIDTIEKTKSLQPDRLAFYSYAHVPWIKGNGQRGFKDEDIPKDQEKRMLYQIGKELLLENGYHEIGMDHFALKTDSLYEAFQNEKLHRNFMGYSSSKTKLMIGLGVSSISDSWYSFAQNEKNLEDYYQILEWNKLPIYRGHLLTAEDLIIRKHILNLMCQFETSWENKSDYFEEIPEVVTQLQEMEKDGLLLLSASGIKVTESGKAHVRNICMAFDLLLKRKTPDTKLFSMTV, from the coding sequence ATGAAAAGTACACTAATTCAAAAATATAATGTTCCCGGTCCTAGATATACTAGCTATCCCACCGTTCCGTATTGGAATGAAACCGATTTTTTATATGAGGATTGGATTGCAACTTTACAAAAATCATTTATAGAAAGTAATTCAAAAGAAGGAATTAGTTTATATATACACCTCCCCTTTTGTGAAAGTATGTGCACTTTTTGTGGATGTAATAAACGTATAACCAAAAACCATGAAGTAGAGCACCCTTACATTGAAGCATTGCTCAAGGAGTGGAAATTATATTGTGAAATTCTAGGGAAACAACCTATCGTAAAAGAGATTCATCTGGGTGGCGGAACACCTACATTTTTCTCGACTAAAAACTTAGAAGATTTAATCAATGGGATTTTTTGTTATGCAAAGAAAGCTCCCGATTATGAATTCAGTTTTGAAGGACATCCTAACAATACAACATACCAACATTTACAAAAACTATATGATTTAGGTTTCAGAAGAGTAAGTTTTGGCGTTCAGGATTATTCTGAAAAAGTACAAAAAGCCATTCATAGAGAACAACCTTTTCACAATGTAGCCAAAGTCACTTTTTGGGCTAGAGAAATTGGATATACCTCTATTGGACATGATATCATTTTTGGTTTGCCTTTTCAAGAAATAGAAGATGTGATTGATACTATAGAAAAAACAAAATCATTACAACCAGATCGATTGGCTTTTTACAGTTACGCCCATGTTCCCTGGATAAAAGGAAACGGACAACGTGGTTTCAAGGATGAAGACATCCCAAAAGATCAAGAGAAAAGAATGCTATACCAAATAGGTAAAGAATTATTGTTAGAAAATGGATATCATGAAATAGGAATGGATCATTTTGCTTTAAAAACGGACTCCTTATACGAAGCTTTTCAAAATGAGAAATTACATCGTAATTTCATGGGGTACAGCTCTTCTAAAACAAAATTAATGATTGGACTCGGTGTTTCATCTATTAGTGATAGTTGGTACAGTTTTGCTCAGAACGAAAAAAACTTGGAAGACTATTATCAAATATTAGAATGGAATAAATTACCCATTTACCGAGGTCATTTATTGACAGCTGAAGATTTAATTATTCGAAAACACATCTTGAATTTAATGTGCCAATTTGAAACTTCTTGGGAAAACAAAAGTGATTATTTTGAAGAAATTCCTGAAGTTGTTACCCAATTGCAAGAAATGGAAAAAGATGGTTTGCTACTACTAAGCGCTAGTGGAATAAAAGTTACGGAATCGGGTAAAGCACATGTTCGCAATATATGTATGGCATTTGACTTACTATTAAAACGAAAAACACCTGATACAAAATTATTTTCAATGACTGTATAA
- a CDS encoding FixH family protein, with protein sequence MKINWGTGIVIAIALFMSFILYFVIKVQSNSKYDNELVVEEYYKHDARFGEEMTRVQNAQDLTQKPIITKTRDGVTIVFPNEFIPNKIKGNVSLYRPSNKKLDFEIPISLSNPTLLIPKSKLVGGRWDINMEWQYDGKSYLTKDVIYID encoded by the coding sequence ATGAAAATAAATTGGGGAACCGGAATCGTCATAGCAATAGCTTTGTTCATGAGTTTTATTTTATATTTTGTGATTAAAGTACAATCTAATTCTAAATATGATAATGAATTGGTTGTTGAAGAATATTACAAACACGATGCCCGTTTTGGGGAGGAAATGACTCGTGTACAAAATGCACAAGATCTTACTCAAAAACCGATTATTACCAAAACTAGGGATGGAGTTACCATTGTTTTTCCAAATGAATTTATTCCTAATAAGATAAAAGGGAATGTGTCCCTATATAGACCGTCTAACAAAAAATTAGATTTTGAAATTCCAATTTCATTATCTAATCCAACTTTGCTCATACCTAAATCAAAATTGGTAGGCGGTCGATGGGACATTAATATGGAATGGCAATATGATGGAAAATCGTATTTAACCAAAGATGTGATTTATATTGATTAG
- a CDS encoding sulfite exporter TauE/SafE family protein, with the protein MLYTAFIFGLISSFHCIGMCGPIAMMLPVDRNNPAKKVTQIMIYHIGRLTAYGTIGLLFGLVGKGFFMAGMQQKLSIFIGVLMLLVILIPQKVVARYNFSKPIFKIISKVKQQLGSQFKNKSYKSLFTIGLLNGFLPCGMVYVALFGAMAMQSASFGIIYMLLFGLGTVPMMSSIIYLNSFITISFRNKIQKVVPYVAVLIALLFILRGLGLGIPYVSPSNMSLFIQATPNCH; encoded by the coding sequence ATGCTTTATACAGCCTTTATTTTTGGATTGATCAGCAGCTTTCATTGCATAGGAATGTGTGGTCCTATTGCTATGATGTTGCCTGTAGACAGAAATAATCCAGCGAAAAAAGTCACTCAAATAATGATATATCATATAGGTCGATTAACAGCTTATGGGACAATAGGATTACTTTTTGGATTGGTAGGGAAAGGTTTTTTTATGGCTGGAATGCAACAAAAATTATCTATCTTTATAGGAGTGCTGATGTTACTTGTTATTTTGATTCCTCAAAAAGTGGTCGCCCGTTATAATTTTTCAAAGCCTATTTTCAAAATAATTTCAAAAGTAAAACAACAGCTAGGGAGTCAATTTAAAAACAAGAGTTACAAATCATTATTTACAATAGGTTTACTAAATGGTTTTTTGCCTTGTGGCATGGTGTATGTCGCTTTATTTGGAGCAATGGCTATGCAATCTGCCAGTTTTGGAATTATATACATGCTCTTATTTGGATTAGGAACTGTTCCCATGATGAGTAGTATTATATATTTGAATTCCTTTATTACGATTTCTTTTCGAAATAAAATTCAGAAAGTGGTTCCTTACGTTGCCGTTCTTATTGCATTACTATTTATTTTAAGAGGTTTAGGGTTAGGCATACCTTATGTCTCACCATCTAATATGAGTTTGTTTATTCAAGCTACCCCAAATTGCCATTAA
- a CDS encoding YdcH family protein yields the protein MERHDLIHEFPEYEEKIHQLKVDDSHFRELFDEYHELEHEIHRINTDIEVVTDEHAHELKAKLLFIKDELYSILTKDE from the coding sequence ATGGAAAGACACGATTTAATACACGAATTTCCTGAATACGAGGAAAAAATACATCAACTAAAAGTTGACGACAGTCATTTTAGAGAACTCTTTGACGAGTACCATGAATTAGAACATGAAATTCACCGCATAAATACGGATATTGAAGTAGTTACTGATGAACATGCCCATGAATTGAAAGCGAAGCTATTATTCATTAAAGATGAATTATATAGTATTTTAACTAAGGATGAATAA